In the Bacillus sp. FJAT-42376 genome, TCAGCTCCATTGATGTCCAAGGCCGGTACGCCTATGTCAACCAGCCGGGAATCGGCGGCTGGAACCTGGCCAGATTTGCGGAAAGCCTGCTGCCGCTTCTGCATAAAGAGCAGGAGGAAGCGGTAAACATCGCCCAAGACGCGATTTCTCACTACCCTGAGCTTTACAAGCAGGAGTGGTATAAAGGAATGAGAGCCAAGCTCGGCCTCTTTAATGAAGAAAAAAAGGATGAAACACTCATTCAGCACTTGCTCACAATGATGCAAAAGGAAAAGGCAGACTATACGAATACGTTTGTGGCTTTGACTTTTAACAGGGAATCAGCACTTTCGGCCAATCCGGATTTCGCCGGGTGGAAGGCGCGCTGGCAGGAAAGACTAGCCAGGCAGGAAGAATCGCAGGAGGCCGTTCATCAGCTGATGCGGAACAGCAACCCCGCCATCATCGCACGGAATCACCGGGTGGAAGAAGCCCTTGAAGCGGCGGCAAACGGAGATTTAACCGTGATGGAAAAACTGCTCGATGTCCTTGCAAATCCATATGAGCATTCGGAAAAACAAAAGACATATGCTGAGCCGCCGGGACCTGAATGCGGCCCTTATGCGACGTATTGCGGGACGTAAGAGAACGTAGTTGGTCGTTCCTGACCCGTTCTGCTTCACCGCAGCGGGGGACAGAGGCGATGGGCTGCGAGGCCTTATGCATCAAGGCATAACAGTACAGGTGCCAGAGCTTTCATTCGGTAAAATTTGTGGGGACTGGCACGGTGCCAGTCCCGTTTTGCTTCACCGCAGCGGGGGACAGAGGCAGTGTGCAGCGAGCCCTTATGCATCAAGGCTTAACAGTACAGGTGCGGGAGCTTTAGTGCGGTAAAATTTGAGGGGACTGACCCCGATTTTTTCTTACTCCAGACGATTTGGCTGTACATTGATGTGCAAAAGGAAAAACGGCAAAAAAGAAAGAATGTTGATTTATAGAGTGCTGGGAAGGCACTCTTTTTCTATTTGTTACTTTGAAGTTCCTATCCCACAAAAAAGTGCCTGCTGTTCATGGCTTCTCTGTGGATTTATAATGATAGCACCCTGTCCCCTGGGCAGATGTTAACAATCCACAAAAAAAGGGAGATTAAACAATGTCCATCAACTATATAGATTTAAACAACGGTACAAAAATGCCAGAACTCGGATACGGTGTTTTCCGCGTAGAGGAAGGCGCTGAACTGGAAAAAGCGATTGTGGCTGCGATCAAAATGGGCTACCGCAGCATCGATACCGCAGCCATTTACGGAAATGAAGCGAGCGTCGGCAGCGGCATCAGAAAAGCAATCGAAGAAGGGCTTGTTACGAGAGAAGAGTTGTTTGTGACTTCGAAAGTATGGAACGACGGACTTTCCTATGAAGAAACCATTGCGGCTTATGAAGAGAGCTTAAGCAAAATGGGCCTCGACTATCTGGACCTGTACCTGATTCACTGGCCCGGTCAGGATAAATATCAGGAAGCCTGGAAAGCCCTTGAGACACTTTATAAAGAGAAACGCGTCAAAGCGATCGGCGTCAGCAACTTCCAAGTGCACCATCTGGAAAACCTGCTTGAAACAGCAGAGGTAACACCGGTTATCAACCAAATTGAATTCCATCCGAAGCTTACCCAAACGGAAGTGAGGGCATATTGTCAAAAGCACAATATTCAGGTGGAAGCATGGTCTCCGCTCATGAACGGCGATCTATTGCAGAACGAAACCATTCAGGAAATCGCGAAAGCCCATCAGAAAACGGCAGCCCAGGTTGTTCTCCGCTATGACCTGCAGCATGGCGTCATTACAATCCCGAAATCGATGAACGAAGAGAGAATGCAGCAGAACCTGGATCTGTTTGATTTTGAACTGACAAAGGAACAAATGGACCAGCTTGACGCGATGAACGAAAATCTCCGCAGCGGTCCGCATCCGGATGAATTTGATTTTAAAATCTAATGCACGTAAAAAAGGAAGAGGTATCCGGCCTCATCCTTTTTTAGTATGCTTTTATATGAATCGAGAGGGAGATGGACCATGACAAACTACGGAAAAAATCTTTTTAAAGGCACCGCCGCCTATTACTCCAAATACCGCCCCGTTTATCCTTCTTCCTTAATCAGGATGCTGGTAGACCGGTTCCGTTTAGATGGGAA is a window encoding:
- a CDS encoding aldo/keto reductase gives rise to the protein MSINYIDLNNGTKMPELGYGVFRVEEGAELEKAIVAAIKMGYRSIDTAAIYGNEASVGSGIRKAIEEGLVTREELFVTSKVWNDGLSYEETIAAYEESLSKMGLDYLDLYLIHWPGQDKYQEAWKALETLYKEKRVKAIGVSNFQVHHLENLLETAEVTPVINQIEFHPKLTQTEVRAYCQKHNIQVEAWSPLMNGDLLQNETIQEIAKAHQKTAAQVVLRYDLQHGVITIPKSMNEERMQQNLDLFDFELTKEQMDQLDAMNENLRSGPHPDEFDFKI